Proteins encoded in a region of the Brevefilum fermentans genome:
- the csx15 gene encoding CRISPR-associated protein Csx15 — protein sequence MILINFSHPITKEQESKIIALAGQSIETMLTVPSQFKHDIPFPEQITVLIDSIGLSPEDWQTKPILVIPPGFSPAAVTLLAELHGRMGHFPSIVRMRPVSDSNLPMFEVAEIIDLRSLRDKAREDRR from the coding sequence ATGATCTTAATTAATTTTTCACATCCCATCACCAAAGAACAAGAATCGAAAATTATTGCTTTAGCCGGTCAAAGCATTGAAACGATGCTTACAGTGCCCTCTCAATTCAAGCATGATATTCCATTTCCTGAGCAGATAACCGTTCTCATTGATTCAATTGGATTATCTCCTGAAGATTGGCAAACCAAACCGATACTGGTCATCCCACCTGGTTTCAGTCCAGCCGCTGTGACCCTGTTGGCAGAATTACATGGTCGAATGGGGCATTTCCCAAGCATTGTTCGTATGCGTCCCGTGTCCGATAGCAACCTTCCGATGTTTGAAGTCGCCGAAATCATTGACTTACGGTCTTTACGAGACAAAGCGAGAGAGGATCGTCGATAA
- the cas6 gene encoding CRISPR system precrRNA processing endoribonuclease RAMP protein Cas6: protein MNSLLSSVLELTPRFPGQIQNKSWYGWASQAILLKAVRQVFSPRLSQSMHVDNLRRAYTASSLYLAGEIGASSAAEGRYFLRFTALNEECARALISTTQPGRPLSPGSQLNLSGLQMRIVGIYVQQLQHKLAQTSSYECLFNSTARNAASLNERITFRLGSATFFKSTDTGGFQYEPKPALVFGSLFERWKLFSSLRAPGAEFMEYVDQSIRVDDQALELTGVGGKYQRQGAVGTVTYISADPQSPYWVFAHVLARYALFAGVGKETASGFGQCWVQ, encoded by the coding sequence ATGAACAGCTTGCTCTCTTCGGTGCTGGAATTAACACCACGGTTTCCGGGGCAAATTCAAAATAAATCCTGGTATGGTTGGGCGTCTCAGGCAATCCTGCTGAAGGCTGTCCGGCAGGTATTTTCTCCCAGGCTCTCACAGTCCATGCACGTGGATAACCTGCGCCGCGCGTATACCGCTTCCAGCCTGTATCTCGCAGGGGAGATCGGTGCGTCGTCGGCTGCGGAAGGCAGGTACTTCTTGCGCTTTACAGCACTCAATGAAGAATGCGCCCGGGCGCTCATCAGCACCACACAGCCCGGGAGGCCCCTGTCTCCGGGCAGCCAGCTCAACCTTTCGGGCTTGCAGATGAGGATCGTGGGGATCTATGTTCAACAATTGCAGCATAAGCTGGCACAGACTTCCTCGTATGAATGCTTGTTTAACAGCACCGCCAGAAATGCAGCCTCGCTGAATGAGCGAATCACCTTCCGCCTGGGATCTGCCACATTTTTTAAAAGCACCGATACCGGCGGCTTTCAATATGAGCCAAAACCTGCGCTGGTTTTCGGCTCGCTATTTGAACGCTGGAAATTATTTTCAAGCCTGAGGGCGCCTGGCGCCGAGTTCATGGAATATGTCGATCAATCGATCCGTGTTGATGACCAGGCGCTTGAACTGACGGGGGTGGGTGGGAAATATCAGCGCCAGGGCGCCGTCGGAACGGTTACCTATATCAGCGCCGATCCGCAATCGCCGTATTGGGTGTTTGCGCACGTCCTGGCCCGCTACGCGCTGTTTGCCGGTGTGGGAAAGGAGACCGCCAGCGGATTTGGGCAATGTTGGGTCCAGTGA